Genomic segment of Thiomonas sp. FB-Cd:
CTTCGCGCGCAGCGCCTTGACATGTTGCGCGTCTACGGTAAGGCCCATCTGCCCCTCGAGCCAGGAACGATGTCCCCCATCTTCGATCCATGCACGCACCGTGCTTTGCACGTCAACGCGCCGGGTTTCGCTGGCCTCTCGCCGGCGCCGAATGTCTGAGGCTGCCCCTGAAACAGCAATGGGATCGATGTCGAAACCACCCCAAGCGGACCCTGTCATGCCCAGCCTCTTAGCGCGCTGAAACCCGCCTCGCACACGAGTTTTTCCAACGTTGGGCGCAAGGTCTCGGTCACCACCCGCGCAGGCAGAGCGCTATACCGTCCCCACGGCTCAGCGCCTCGCTGCCAGTGCCCCATGAAAGCTTCGATCATCTCGCCTGGCACGCCCTCCTGTGCGAGGCGCGTCCGCAGCCAGTGGCGACTTGAATTCAGCGGCAGACCGTAGCCCGTTAGAAGCTTGAATTGCTGCCGCATCTCCGCAGTGGGGCGCTCGATCACCTGGACATGCGAGCCCTTGCGCAAAAGGTAGAACAACACCGGAGGCAGGCTATCGCATGAGTGTGAGAGCAACTTCGCCCAAGTCGCGCGCCAGTGCTTCGCGTAAAGCTGGAGCTGCCGGGAAAGGGTGGGGCAAAGCGGCGCGATTCGTGTGGCCGTGCTGGCCACATCATCCTTGTCGCTCAGCAGCACGACCATGTTCTTCGTGTCGATGCGCTCCCAATTGGGCAACGGTTGTCCCACGTCACGCATCCCAAGGGCAAAACGAAGCATCGCATGCACATACTGCGTGTAGGCGTTGTGCAATTTCAAGCGGGCATCGCTGGCCATCGGCATGCCCCGTTGCAAATCCAGTTCCTTCCGCAGTGACCGAACCATGCGATGGATCACTTCGAGTCGGGGCACAACCCGTGCACCAACGACTGTGGTCACCGCTTTACCGATCTGCGCCCGGATTTCTCTGTCCTCGGCGATGGCATAGGGAATGGGGAGCGCCGCCCGACTCAATTCGGCCAACCTCTGCCGCTGTTCAGCGCGAAGCCATTGCGCGGCCTCGTCTGCACTGACGCAGAGGTAATGCAAACCGGTGTCGGCAAGTTGATGCGGCCTCCCCGTCAACAAACTGGCGAGTGCATGGTCGCGACGGTGCTCAACGATGCATCTGAACATCCACGTCTCGACCATCGCCAAGGTGAGGCGACCGTGCTCCTGCTTTGCGTGCTCGCGTACCCAACTCCGCGCTGCTTCGATCAAGGTCTTCGTCGGCGTGGCGAACGCCATGGCCGCTCGAACCCGCTCAGACGAAGCCAGCGAAGCCGCATTGGGCAAGACGACGAGAAAGTCACCGAGGAGCTCATCCACATCGAGCGTGATACGGTCAACGGTTGGCAAGGCCTGGCCAAGGTCGATGCCGCGATGCTTGGGTTGGCCGACTGGACGCAGCACCGAGGCGGCCAGATCGCGGGTATCGATGGCCCACATCAACAGGCCTGCCGACCACTGCTCGGGCGCCTTTTCACGCCGGTTGATGATCTGCATCCTTGCGACCTCCTGAACCGGCCTGCCCGTCCACAATGTCACGGCCAGCAGTGCTCTGATTTCCCGTTCCTGATCGTCAGGGCTTGCTGTCGGCCGAAGCTTCAGAGTCGCC
This window contains:
- a CDS encoding site-specific integrase, yielding MVQTPETEPASRATGAIERLSRLCGHDADVNALLEWIEPPASAQALPLVLEGLRDLLPVMRDLAADKPDLFDVVDNAKFDALRSGLEEIAPVLRNLPAELELAEVRPSPRRPKQPFRGVMSGYPLYTLIGTWRHFEARDAKAKTMRPALAAIVLFAKVRSVMQHGADDGATPLYAGAKAARQMLESAAIPESWSMSLSGLIDGIRGSEAQYRSVADEGVRHAELRRLVEPVLRARGLIAERPPNGAPEDHVVVIELQQALPTDRIDVQRELRLHTSTKDDLERDGLTPGEFDTAEEYIEWTEYGEDWDAEASPAGIELEPLERSLAEQVIRARSLIGRRERAAQLLACDWIRPADVEIAALWATLKLRPTASPDDQEREIRALLAVTLWTGRPVQEVARMQIINRREKAPEQWSAGLLMWAIDTRDLAASVLRPVGQPKHRGIDLGQALPTVDRITLDVDELLGDFLVVLPNAASLASSERVRAAMAFATPTKTLIEAARSWVREHAKQEHGRLTLAMVETWMFRCIVEHRRDHALASLLTGRPHQLADTGLHYLCVSADEAAQWLRAEQRQRLAELSRAALPIPYAIAEDREIRAQIGKAVTTVVGARVVPRLEVIHRMVRSLRKELDLQRGMPMASDARLKLHNAYTQYVHAMLRFALGMRDVGQPLPNWERIDTKNMVVLLSDKDDVASTATRIAPLCPTLSRQLQLYAKHWRATWAKLLSHSCDSLPPVLFYLLRKGSHVQVIERPTAEMRQQFKLLTGYGLPLNSSRHWLRTRLAQEGVPGEMIEAFMGHWQRGAEPWGRYSALPARVVTETLRPTLEKLVCEAGFSALRGWA